A part of bacterium genomic DNA contains:
- a CDS encoding toprim domain-containing protein has translation MENLIVDNIESNLKRSNETIFFNNLDDNYVSCFSDSLNKILDRLEQVKSLPNNEYTALCPSHDDKHPSLSITEQDGKILMYCHAGCVLKDIVNSIGLTMSDLFPLSSKKRQQKKIEEVIYDYVDEEDILLYQTVRSDGKTFRQRRPDGNGGYFWNLRDVRRVLYHLPNVIQGISNQETIYICEGEKDADNLAKLNFVTTTSPMGAGKWREDYTESLKGCCQAVIIADKDKPGREHAKTVAEQLHKAGIPVKVIELPNLNGKQIKDFSDWLSAGGMREDFLDIVDKSDIWKPSEQNHDKKLSSELDSLIQKFGSPFYTGKNGKITGINQNFWAGAHNCENIQLYEPDDSVFYRYNAENGLYAPISMDKIKTEISTKILEVSKVIDEPSLEKYRTNPTLNHITALLKGIGEKKDAFRHEKKIIHVANGVIVFNEKDDFNFCKFSPEFFSRNQCPIKYNPSARCDKFLNDFLYPAVSEDDALLIQKYTGLSLLGSNLIQRFLILDGQPGRGKSTLSLIIQSLVGQENISELRTKHLSERFEIYRYLKKQLLVGVDVPGNFLTEKGAQIIKGLVGGDYFDAEQKGGTGNFPIRGDFCILITSNSRLRVRLDGDVDAWKRRLLIIRFNTTTPPKKIPNFSNLLIKEEGSGILNWALQGLGVLLKEIDKYGDIYLTDSQDSIVDSLLAESDSLRYFLKEKVVKDKAGDLSTDEIVKAYNEYCPDKGWDPKPITVVQRELESLMLELFQTTKANSITRNDKSCRGFRYVSFKENT, from the coding sequence ATGGAAAATTTAATAGTAGACAACATTGAAAGTAACTTAAAACGTTCCAACGAAACAATTTTTTTTAATAATTTAGATGATAACTATGTCAGTTGTTTCAGTGATTCTTTGAACAAGATTCTGGACCGATTGGAGCAGGTAAAAAGCTTACCAAATAATGAGTATACGGCTTTATGTCCTTCCCATGATGATAAACATCCCAGTTTATCTATAACAGAGCAAGATGGAAAGATTCTTATGTATTGCCATGCTGGATGTGTACTAAAAGACATTGTTAATTCTATAGGATTAACGATGTCGGATTTGTTCCCACTCTCTTCCAAAAAACGCCAACAGAAAAAAATTGAAGAAGTTATTTATGATTATGTAGACGAAGAAGACATTCTGCTGTATCAGACAGTACGTTCAGATGGTAAAACCTTTCGCCAAAGACGTCCAGATGGCAATGGCGGGTATTTCTGGAATTTGCGTGATGTGAGGCGAGTTTTATACCACTTGCCAAATGTTATACAGGGAATTAGCAACCAAGAAACAATATATATTTGTGAGGGAGAAAAAGATGCCGATAATTTAGCAAAGCTTAATTTTGTTACTACGACAAGTCCTATGGGTGCGGGAAAATGGCGAGAAGATTATACTGAAAGTTTAAAAGGTTGTTGCCAAGCTGTAATTATCGCAGACAAAGATAAACCAGGTCGTGAGCATGCAAAAACAGTAGCAGAACAACTACATAAAGCCGGAATTCCTGTTAAAGTAATAGAACTACCCAATCTGAATGGTAAACAAATTAAGGATTTCTCGGATTGGCTTTCAGCGGGTGGAATGAGAGAAGATTTCCTTGACATTGTTGATAAAAGTGATATATGGAAACCTTCAGAACAAAATCACGATAAAAAATTGTCGTCCGAACTTGATTCGTTAATCCAAAAGTTTGGATCCCCTTTTTATACAGGTAAAAATGGCAAGATAACAGGGATTAATCAGAATTTTTGGGCAGGTGCACATAATTGTGAAAACATTCAGTTGTATGAGCCTGATGATAGTGTATTTTACCGATATAACGCAGAAAATGGACTTTATGCTCCTATTTCAATGGACAAAATTAAAACAGAAATTTCTACAAAGATACTTGAGGTATCAAAAGTAATAGATGAACCTTCCCTTGAAAAATATCGGACAAATCCAACTCTTAACCATATAACTGCTCTCCTGAAAGGAATAGGTGAGAAAAAAGATGCTTTTCGGCACGAAAAAAAAATTATTCACGTTGCTAATGGCGTTATTGTTTTTAATGAAAAGGACGACTTTAACTTTTGTAAGTTTTCCCCTGAATTCTTCTCTCGTAACCAATGTCCTATTAAGTATAATCCTTCTGCGAGGTGTGATAAGTTTTTAAACGATTTTCTATACCCTGCCGTTTCAGAAGATGATGCGCTTCTTATTCAAAAATATACAGGATTGTCATTATTAGGTAGTAATCTAATACAAAGATTCCTAATTCTTGACGGCCAGCCAGGGCGAGGGAAGAGCACCCTATCTTTAATAATTCAATCTTTAGTTGGACAAGAAAATATCTCTGAATTAAGAACTAAACATCTATCTGAACGATTTGAAATTTATAGATATTTAAAAAAACAGTTGCTGGTAGGAGTTGATGTTCCAGGTAATTTTCTCACTGAAAAAGGAGCTCAAATTATTAAGGGACTCGTAGGTGGTGACTATTTTGATGCTGAACAGAAAGGTGGAACAGGAAATTTTCCCATTAGGGGAGATTTCTGTATTCTAATAACATCTAATTCTCGTCTTCGCGTTCGTCTTGACGGAGATGTTGACGCATGGAAAAGAAGACTCTTGATAATCCGTTTTAATACAACAACTCCACCTAAAAAAATTCCAAACTTTTCCAATCTGTTAATAAAAGAAGAAGGTAGTGGAATCTTAAACTGGGCTCTACAGGGGCTGGGTGTGCTATTAAAAGAAATAGATAAATATGGTGATATTTATCTGACAGATTCACAAGATAGCATTGTTGATAGTCTCTTAGCTGAAAGTGATAGTTTGAGATATTTCCTAAAAGAGAAGGTTGTAAAAGATAAAGCAGGTGATCTTTCAACGGATGAGATTGTTAAAGCATATAACGAATATTGTCCTGATAAAGGATGGGATCCTAAACCAATTACCGTGGTGCAACGGGAGTTAGAAAGCTTAATGCTTGAATTGTTTCAAACAACCAAAGCAAATTCTATAACACGAAATGACAAAAGTTGCCGGGGTTTTCGTTATGTATCATTTAAGGAGAACACATAG